In Candidatus Poribacteria bacterium, the sequence GAAGGTCATCATTTGGGACGATGATCCACAAGGTGGCGGCGATTCATGGTTGGAACTTTTAGCGGATGGCACAATACAAACCCAGAGAGGGGGCGATGGGTTCGGTGTCTTCAAAACTAAGACGGCTGTCGAAGCCGGGGAATGGACGCACGTCACGTTTGTGGCTGCTGGCAAGGACGAGAAAAAGTTCCTCTACATCAATGGTGAACTCGATGCCGAGGCGGATGGAAAGATAAACAGTCGCGACACGCGCAGCCATGTCGTTGTCGCTGTTGGGCATGACCGCAACGCTTTTATCAAGCCTTTTTATTTTGAAGGTGAGATTGATGATGTTGCTGTCTACCATCGTGTTTTAGATGACAAAGAGGTTATGGAAAATTACCAAATCGCCTTTGATGTTGAACCGGCAGGGAAACTTGCACTCACATGGGGTGCCATCAAAGCGCATTAAATTCTTTGTATAAGCGGTCGGGTGTATGGTATACTATATCTATATTCCGGCCGCTTTCTCAAATGGGAGAATTTTATAACCATGGCGAAGTTATACACTCAAATTCCTCAAAAACTACAGCAATTTATCAAGGATCAAAAAATCTTCTTCGTCGCGACTGCAACAGCCGATAGCAGAATCAATCTGTCGCCCAAAGGTATGGATTCCTTACGCGTCCTTGATGCAAACCGCGTCGCTTGGTTAAATGTAACGGGGAGTGGGAATGAGACCGCCGCGCACGTTCAAGAAAACCCACGAATGACGCTTATGTTTACCGCTTTTGAAGATAACCCCATGATCCTCCGCCTCTATGGTACTGCAAGGGCTGTCCACAAAAACGATGCTGAATGGCAGCTGCTCTTTCCGTTGTTCCAACCGCTGCCTGGGGCAAGACAGATTTTCGATCTGACCGTTGATCTCGTGCAAACCTCTTGTGGGATGGCGGTACCACTTTATGACTACATCGGTGAAAGAGAGCAGCTCAACGCATGGGCAGAGAAGAAGGGTGACGAGGGTGTAAAGGCGTATTGGAAAGAGACCAACCACACCAGTCTTGATGGAAAGCCTACCCACTTTGCTTGAAACAACAAAACTTCAACCTAAAGAAAAAAGGAGAGTTATCGGTACGGTTTTTCTACGAAAAACCTTTCGGTTATCAGTTAAAAGAAAGACTTGATGAATTTAGGTTTCCCTCTTAACCGATAACTCTCACTGCGAGGAGAACCAACCGATAACCGACAACCATTCATGAAATTGTTGTTTATTTTTATCATCGCGCTCTTTGTAGTATTCTCATCCGTTGCATACACGCTTCCACCGGATTCCGAACTCCAAAATGCTATCCAAACGGCTCGGCAATTCGCCAACCTCAAACCGAGGTATACCCCAAGCGAGATCACAGAATGTGCAACCGATAGTTTTGTCACCCTCGCCAAGAATTGGCAAAACTTGCCCTCCGTGCATCGACAGCAGCTAAAAGGGATTTTCCTTCGACCCGGACTTCCCGGTAGTTTCTTCGGTGAGGTGGAGCTGCCAGAAAAATTCAACACACCACATTTCAGGTTCCATTACACACGTATCGGTCCACATGCCCCACCGCTTGAGGATTTCCATCCACGCAATGGGGTTCCCGATTATGTTGATCTCTGTGCAGATGCGATGGAACGGGCGTACCATGTCCAAATTGATTTGATGGAATTCAAGGTTCCTTATATCGATTTTTGGGCAGCGCAGAACGGTGGCAATCATAAATATGATGTCTACCTCTTTACTTTTCCTGCGCTCGGTATCACGACGGCAGATTGGTTTGAAGGACGCGTCTTGTCTACTGCCCTAACTGTTGCGCCCTATTTCATGATTAACTCTCGTATCTACGATTACGTCGGGAAAGCCGAGGGGATTCGCTATCTTG encodes:
- a CDS encoding LamG domain-containing protein, producing MKFGLYFTLFCAAVLVFAAAYTGIAHAQSIEDGLGGHWTFDKGDTDAKVAKDALGENDGEIKGAPKIVEGIVGDALSFNGKEDYVVMGPATTGQDLTYAMWIKPVALPAGPKVIIWDDDPQGGGDSWLELLADGTIQTQRGGDGFGVFKTKTAVEAGEWTHVTFVAAGKDEKKFLYINGELDAEADGKINSRDTRSHVVVAVGHDRNAFIKPFYFEGEIDDVAVYHRVLDDKEVMENYQIAFDVEPAGKLALTWGAIKAH
- a CDS encoding pyridoxamine 5'-phosphate oxidase family protein, translated to MAKLYTQIPQKLQQFIKDQKIFFVATATADSRINLSPKGMDSLRVLDANRVAWLNVTGSGNETAAHVQENPRMTLMFTAFEDNPMILRLYGTARAVHKNDAEWQLLFPLFQPLPGARQIFDLTVDLVQTSCGMAVPLYDYIGEREQLNAWAEKKGDEGVKAYWKETNHTSLDGKPTHFA